CGTTGCACCGCCTCGACGAACGACTCGTAGCCCTCGAAGGTTTCGCCCACGGCGTTGGGCAGTTGACTGGAGAGCCACGTCCCCTTGGGCACGACGGCCGGGACGCCCGCGGCCAGCGCTTCGGCGAGCACGCCCGAAGTGCAGGCCCGATATCGTTCGGGCAAATAGGGAAGCAGCACCACGTCGGCACGCGCGAAGAGTCGGTAATAGTCGTCCGGCGGCAGTCCTTCTTCGAGCGCCACGAATTCGAGGTCGTCGCCGCCCAGCGTCCTCAATCGCTCCAGCGCGGCGACGCTGTGCGGATTGTGCTCCGGAGCGCTGATGTTGGCTTGGATCAAGAAGCGGACTCGGCCGGCATCGTTCTGCTGGCGCAACGTTGCGATGAGGTTGGGCAGCCAGGGAAAGCCCTTCTCATCGCGGGCTCCGCCGAGGTAAGCGATCGTCAACGGGCTGTCGGCGTGGCGCGTGGATTCCGGGATCAGCTCCGAGCGAAAGGGAAGGGGCAAAACATCAAAACGAAGGCCGGAGATCGACTCATAATCGCGTGCCAGCGCTTCGGCGTCGGTATAGAACCGGACGTTTTGACTCGTTCCCCATTCGGCGTGCAACAAGAGGAAGGCCCGCTGCATTACGGCGCCGGGCGATCGTTCCCAGCAGTGGGCGTTTGTTTCACCCTCGAACAGCGGATGACGGAATTCCAGGTGAAACGTGGGAGAGGCGTCGAGACCGAACTGCTCGGCGATCAGATGCACGGCGAGTAGCTCTCTGGCGTGGGACGTCGTCAAGAGCACGTGGTCGTCGGGGCCGGGGTCCGCGGCCTTCAAGAACCGATCGAGGTCTTGCCTGAACAGCAACGCATATTCCAGTTCAGCCAACAAGCCGAGCGGCGACAAGCGACGCAGGGCGTCGAGCAGTCGCGGCCGCAGTCGAGCGTCGTCGAGCGCGGCCGCGATGGCCGGCCAGTGGGCCGCCTGCTGAGCCAGCTCGGCGTCGCGACCGTATTTCCAGCGCGAAGCGGCTGTTTGCAGGTCCTGCCTGGCCTGCCGGCGCTGCGACCCACGGACGGTCCTCGGCAGACAGTAACGAACGAACACGCGTGCCGCGTCGTAGGCCAACGGAGGCATGGCATAGCGCGTCGCCAGTTTGGCCAGTCGGGCGGCTCCCACGGCGGTCTGCCGAGCGCTCGGTCGGGCGATCGACGAAGGCCCGAGGGGCAAGGCGGCGCCGCACTCGGCATCTCCGCTGGCGCTGGGCTGGCCTTCCACGGTCTCGTTGCACGGCGCGGCGACCGCTTCACGCATCCAGTGATCGGTGCGGAAGAACCGATGGTTGTCGAGCCACGGCGGAAGTAGATCAGGTGGACATTCGGCGTGCGCCCCCAGAACGCATTGGCAGCCGGCGCGACGGGCGGCCTCGGCCAGGGCAACCGAGGTCTCGAAGTAGTGTCCGGTCTGCTCTCGCAAGCCGTTGGCTACGATCAGCAATTTGCGCTGCGAAATCACTTGTCGTCCCTTGCGGTCCAAAGGCTGTGCGGTCGAGCGTGTTTACACCACGTGCCGCGCTTTCCACAAGAGCAATTAGTGATTGATGTTGATACCGAAGTTGAGGCCCTGAATCAGCACGGTCTGGTGGCTGCCCGTGCTGAGGATGCCCAGGCTCGGCAAGGCATAGCTGGTCATATTGGTCGAGCGGCCGATGCCTCCCATCACCAGCCCGGTCCAACCGACCGTGGCCTGGACGTTTTTGAAAATCCGGTAATTGGCGTTGAGCCTCAACTCGCCCACCGGCGCGAAGGTGGTCCGGTGTACGACGTTGGACACGCCGGTGGGCGTGAGCGCCGGCACGCGGAACTGTGGCAAGGTAATCGGCGAACCCGTGCTGGTGGTGCCGGTGCCGGTGGTACTGTTCAACGTGCTCAGAAATGAGGTGTTGGGTTGCGGATTGAAGACAAAAAAGGAGGGCTGCAAGGTGCCGGCGTCGGGACGCTGCGCGATGGCACCGTTCTGGGTGGTGGTCTGGAAGTTGGCGGCGGTCATGAAGCGGCCTTCGGCGTTCCAGCCCAGGCGGCCCCGCTGCTTGGTCCAGCGCAAGGCGATTTGCGGGCCGACCAGGTAGTTGGCCGTGGCGGTGGTGAAGTTGGTGTCGGACAACAAGCCGGCAATGGCTGTGCCGCCCGCGCCACTGGTCGTTCCGCCCGTTGCGCCGGAGAGATTCGAAAGCGAGGTGCTATAGCCGGTGCCATCGAAATAGAAGTTGTCTCGGAAGCGGATGTAACGTGCCCCCGCCATGAAGTCCCAATAGCCGTGATCGGCGCGCCGGTTCTTGGAAAGCTGGTAGGTCCGCATCAACTCAATGCCCCACACGTTGGTGGTATATTTCGTGACCACGTGGCTGAAGAAAATCGGCAGTCCGACCAGGTCGCCCAAGTCCGTGGGGGCGGGAACATCGGGGAAACCATCGCGCGGAGGCACGAACGTGGGCGGTGGACTGGCGTTCGGCGTGCCGATGTCGCGGCCCGAACCGCCGAACACGCCGTTGTGGTTGAGGTCGGTATCGACGATCGCAGTCTGGCCTGCGGTGGTGGTGGTTCCGGTCCCGAAGCCCGGTTGATTGGCCGGCACGGGCAGGGCTTGTTCAATGAAGCCTTCCAGCGGGGAAATGCCGTTCACCAGCGGAGCCGAGAAGGCCACGCCCGCGTCCGTGGCTTGGCCGAACGACGTCGCGGAGTGGAGCACAAAGGTGCCCACCATCCAGCCGACGCCGTCGTCTCCCACGTAGCCCAACTGCAAGCGTTCGCCTTGGCGCAGCGGGGCCGTGATGAAGCCGGTATCGAGGGTATTGACCTGGTTCATGAACCCGCCAGGCACGCCCGTGCTCACAATGTCGTTGACGCCCGGCGTGTTGAGCGGGGCGCCGACGCTGGTCCGATCGGGAGCGGACGTGGACCAGGCGAGGTCTTCGATGGTGAAGAACCAGCCCCGCGACTGCTTGGGACCGCTGCCGTAGGTGCTGGTCGTGTCCGAGGCGGGAGCGAAAGGTTGAAAATCTCGGACCCCCGGCACCCATTCACTATCTGGCGTTTCTTGGCCGAGGGCCAGGCCCGCAAACACGAGCTGTAACCCTACCGCCAACCACAGTTTCGAACGGTTGATCGACATCGCTTGGGTCTACCTTGACGCGTTCGGATTTCACGCGCACACCCTCCACGGCGGAGAGACAATGCTTGTGCCCGTGCGGGTAGTATCGGTAGTGCCGTGCAAAGTAGTTGAACAAGAACGGCAAAAGCTGCTGTCAATGCGCAAGGTTTCGGTAATTTGCGTCGTGAGGGCAGTGAAACCGGGAGGTATGGAGAATCATTTCCGGCGGCTTTCGCTCTTGACTCACATCCGCCGCGGCGAACTTTTCGCTTCCATCGGCAATGACGACCGGACCGGATGCTCTTGACAGGCGACAATTGCCGGCACGCCGGGCGGCCGGACGGTATAATCTAGTCATCCCCTACGCGTCGAGGACTCAACCATGATCAACCTTCTCAACCCCGCCAACATGACATTGCCTGCTTTGGCGTGCTCGTGCCTGCTGCTCGTCGGCGCCCCAAGCTGGGCCGACACGGACTTGCCCCGCTATTGGCCCAAGGTCGGTCAGGAACTGACCTACCGGACAACGAGCGAGTTCTCGACGGCCGAGGGGCAGGCGATGGCCAGTGAATCGACGTGGCAAGTGTGGGTGGTGAGGCAAAACAGCGATGGTACGTGGCGATTGATCTTCCGCCATGCCTCGACGGTTCAAGGACTCGCCGGTGCGACCAAGCCGGGCGCGAAGCCCCCATCCGCCAAGACCGCAGCGAAGCCCGCCGCCAGGCCGACGGCCGGCAAGGCGGCCCCCGCCAAACCGGGCACGGCCCGGGCCGCACCCGGCAAAGGGGCCGCACCCGGCAAAGGGACCACAGCCAAGCCTCCGGCCAAGCAGCCGCAAGCGGCTCCCACGCAGACGGCCTCGTTCGAGCAAGTGGCCTTCGCCTACTGCGATTTGTCGGCCGACGGCGCCGTCGCCCCCAACCCCACGCTCGGCTTTCAATTTGAGCCGCGCCAGCTTTTGCCCAAATTGCCGGTGAACAAAAAAGAGATCGAAAAGGGATGGACCGATTTCGACAAGGCAACGCAGACCGGCTATCGCTACCGCATCGAGGAAGCCCCCGATGACGACGACGATGACGATGACGATCCGCGGTGGAAGATAGTGGCCACGCGACAGAATCCCGTCGACGATATTTACCTTTCGCGGTCGCAATCGACGTTCACTTTCAACGGCGACTTGGGAGTCGTCGAGCGCATCGAATCGAAGCTGGAACAAGGCTATGGTCTCATCGGGACGCAGGTCAGCACGACCGAACTGGCCGGCATCGAACAGTTCGATATGGTTTGGTGCAAGCGGCTCGACGAAGAAATGGGGCTTTATTTCGGCGTGCAACGGCGCTACCAGGACTTGCTGAAGGCGGCCGAACGCAATAGCGCCGACGCCGAGACGTTGTTGATCGAGGCCGGAGCGTTGTTGCAGAAGGCCGCCGCCGACATCACGTTGCCGGTGGTCAAAGAAGACTTGCGCAAGCAAGTCGCCCAACATGCGGGCATGATCGGTCGGGTGGCACGCGCGGCGCGCGACCGGTCGGACCTGATCGATCAACCCGCCCCCGCCTGGCAGACGAAGGACCTGGACGGCAACGCCCATGCGCTCCGCGATTACAAGCAGAAGGTGCTGGTGATGCACTTCTGGAAGCGGAGCGATGGCTGGAGCCTGCGCACGCTTCCGCAGGTCGAGCGGTTGGCCGAGCGGTTCGCCGACCAGCCCGTGGCGGTGCTCGGCATGAACACCGACGCCAACGAGCAAGACGCCCGCTTTGTGGCCGACAAGATGGGGCTGGCTTTTCCCATCCTGCGGGCCGACAAGTTCGCCGAGAAGTACAACACCTCGTCGTCGATGCTGGTGGTGATCGATCAGAAAGGGAAAGTGCGCGACGTCTACTCCGGTTATTCGCCGACGTTGGTGGAGGACGTGGCGAAGGTTATCTTCGGTCTCCTGGAGGGCGGCTAGAACACGGTCCGTCGTCGATTGGCCGCGGAGCCTGCCCTCAAACCTGGCCGGTTCCGGCCAGGACGGGTCACGTGGCCAGAAGCAACCTGCCCGGCACTTGTAGATAATTCTTGACCTCGTTCAGGAAGCGGGCCGCCGTGGCGCCGTCGACCAGCCGATGATCGTAGGACAGGCTCAACGGCATCATCAACCGCACCTTGAGCTCGTCGTTTTCCATCACCACCGGCAGCTTGCGCGAGCGGCCGACCAACAGCACCGCCACTTCCGGCGGATTGATGATCGGCGTCGAGTAGATGCCGCCGATCGCCCCCAGATTGCTGATCGTAAACGTGCCCCCGCGCATGTCGTCCATGCTGAACTGGTTGTTGCGGGCACGCGACGAAATCTCGGTCAGCGACTGGGCGATCTGCGGGATCGTCAGCCGCTCGACGTCA
Above is a window of Pirellulales bacterium DNA encoding:
- a CDS encoding glycosyltransferase encodes the protein MISQRKLLIVANGLREQTGHYFETSVALAEAARRAGCQCVLGAHAECPPDLLPPWLDNHRFFRTDHWMREAVAAPCNETVEGQPSASGDAECGAALPLGPSSIARPSARQTAVGAARLAKLATRYAMPPLAYDAARVFVRYCLPRTVRGSQRRQARQDLQTAASRWKYGRDAELAQQAAHWPAIAAALDDARLRPRLLDALRRLSPLGLLAELEYALLFRQDLDRFLKAADPGPDDHVLLTTSHARELLAVHLIAEQFGLDASPTFHLEFRHPLFEGETNAHCWERSPGAVMQRAFLLLHAEWGTSQNVRFYTDAEALARDYESISGLRFDVLPLPFRSELIPESTRHADSPLTIAYLGGARDEKGFPWLPNLIATLRQQNDAGRVRFLIQANISAPEHNPHSVAALERLRTLGGDDLEFVALEEGLPPDDYYRLFARADVVLLPYLPERYRACTSGVLAEALAAGVPAVVPKGTWLSSQLPNAVGETFEGYESFVEAVQRVIDGYPTYRAAAQACRPAWLMRHTPDAVVAAVLAAGKTKRKPESAVELPR
- a CDS encoding redoxin domain-containing protein, whose product is MINLLNPANMTLPALACSCLLLVGAPSWADTDLPRYWPKVGQELTYRTTSEFSTAEGQAMASESTWQVWVVRQNSDGTWRLIFRHASTVQGLAGATKPGAKPPSAKTAAKPAARPTAGKAAPAKPGTARAAPGKGAAPGKGTTAKPPAKQPQAAPTQTASFEQVAFAYCDLSADGAVAPNPTLGFQFEPRQLLPKLPVNKKEIEKGWTDFDKATQTGYRYRIEEAPDDDDDDDDDPRWKIVATRQNPVDDIYLSRSQSTFTFNGDLGVVERIESKLEQGYGLIGTQVSTTELAGIEQFDMVWCKRLDEEMGLYFGVQRRYQDLLKAAERNSADAETLLIEAGALLQKAAADITLPVVKEDLRKQVAQHAGMIGRVARAARDRSDLIDQPAPAWQTKDLDGNAHALRDYKQKVLVMHFWKRSDGWSLRTLPQVERLAERFADQPVAVLGMNTDANEQDARFVADKMGLAFPILRADKFAEKYNTSSSMLVVIDQKGKVRDVYSGYSPTLVEDVAKVIFGLLEGG